From a single Methylacidiphilum kamchatkense Kam1 genomic region:
- a CDS encoding ROK family protein — MIQKKSIESTPFDSPQSLFNSSISSEFSKGKDLLVIDIGGHNVKVYCSEVDDVKKIPSGKDFTPKKLIEAVQEDILKKKYSKIAIGFPGPVKENKPIEEPKHLGLGWKNYDFTAAFGLPCKVINDAANAGIRMLLGRSYAIFRPWDRTWISSYC, encoded by the coding sequence ATGATCCAGAAAAAATCGATTGAAAGCACACCTTTTGATAGCCCTCAATCCTTGTTCAATTCTTCTATAAGTTCAGAATTTTCTAAGGGGAAAGACCTTCTCGTAATCGACATTGGGGGGCATAATGTCAAGGTCTATTGTTCAGAAGTAGATGACGTGAAAAAAATACCTTCAGGGAAAGATTTTACGCCTAAAAAACTTATCGAAGCAGTCCAGGAAGATATTTTGAAAAAAAAATATTCAAAGATTGCCATCGGTTTTCCAGGGCCAGTCAAAGAAAACAAACCAATAGAAGAGCCAAAACATTTGGGGTTAGGTTGGAAAAATTATGATTTTACAGCTGCTTTTGGGTTACCTTGCAAAGTAATTAATGATGCGGCGAATGCAGGCATTAGGATGTTATTGGGGAGGAGCTATGCTATTTTTAGGCCTTGGGACAGGACTTGGATCAGCTCTTATTGTTAA
- a CDS encoding outer membrane protein, which translates to MDTNPPVTTQENQTVNDASSASLNNSASTVSADTQVRAEGDAENTSSQQDTASQAPSQKEGNEIKNPKEISKEEVLGPKTGIYFGIFGGAAFPMSNGISALNSPPLFSAGGKTHGDTAGVGGIQVGYNFSSYKLDSHGDYWLQPAAQFEAFYIGQENISSTLVGGVAGTTMTNTPYGFNSQLNMGIFVFDGVIRFVNPTKIVPYIGGGIGGAYLDSSGTNFIAPGGINYLSGHSYSQGAFVGQGLAGVQYNFTDHWTAFIEYKILWIKETEFSYQMINGNTMLIKYPQSFNMALGGIRYNF; encoded by the coding sequence GTGGATACTAATCCGCCAGTTACAACTCAGGAAAATCAGACGGTAAATGATGCTTCTTCAGCAAGCTTAAATAATAGTGCCTCTACCGTTTCTGCAGATACTCAGGTTAGAGCCGAAGGTGACGCTGAGAATACTTCTTCTCAACAAGATACAGCTTCTCAAGCTCCATCCCAGAAAGAAGGAAATGAAATAAAAAATCCAAAAGAAATAAGTAAGGAAGAAGTCTTGGGTCCTAAAACTGGAATTTATTTCGGTATTTTTGGAGGTGCTGCCTTCCCAATGAGTAATGGAATTAGTGCTTTGAATTCTCCACCCTTGTTTTCTGCTGGTGGAAAAACACATGGAGATACTGCTGGAGTAGGAGGAATTCAAGTTGGTTATAACTTTTCTTCCTACAAGCTAGATTCTCATGGCGATTATTGGCTTCAACCGGCTGCTCAATTTGAAGCTTTTTATATAGGTCAAGAAAATATTTCTTCTACTTTAGTAGGAGGAGTTGCAGGCACCACCATGACTAACACTCCGTATGGTTTTAATTCTCAATTAAATATGGGCATCTTTGTTTTTGATGGTGTGATTCGATTTGTAAATCCTACTAAGATTGTTCCCTATATAGGAGGAGGTATTGGTGGGGCTTATCTCGATTCTTCAGGAACTAACTTTATTGCTCCAGGTGGAATAAATTATCTTTCCGGTCATAGCTACTCTCAAGGAGCATTTGTAGGGCAAGGACTTGCTGGAGTACAATACAATTTTACCGATCATTGGACTGCTTTTATTGAATATAAAATTCTTTGGATAAAAGAAACGGAATTTTCCTATCAAATGATCAATGGAAATACCATGTTAATAAAATATCCTCAGTCTTTCAACATGGCCCTTGGAGGCATCCGATATAATTTTTAA
- a CDS encoding rhodanese-like domain-containing protein codes for MNTKKEWKALVWLIVFLFFFSSFGRGQNSKIDFTALDKESEEIEINPQDPWKRDEVITPQELVEALRKGNEKKDLVIFHVGFSFLYKASHIPGSIYVGSGKDKEGIASLEKKVSGLSKNQQIVLYCGCCPWNQCPNIRPAFNALKQKEFTNLKVLFIPHDFAQDWIRKGYPIEKGL; via the coding sequence TTGAATACAAAGAAGGAATGGAAAGCTCTAGTCTGGTTGATTGTTTTCCTTTTTTTCTTCAGCTCCTTTGGCCGAGGGCAAAACTCAAAAATCGATTTTACTGCCCTTGATAAGGAAAGTGAAGAAATTGAGATCAACCCCCAAGACCCTTGGAAGAGGGATGAAGTTATTACTCCACAAGAACTTGTTGAAGCTTTGAGAAAAGGCAACGAAAAAAAAGATCTTGTTATTTTCCATGTGGGTTTTTCTTTTCTTTACAAAGCTAGTCATATCCCAGGATCGATTTATGTTGGTTCAGGAAAAGACAAAGAGGGGATTGCTAGTTTAGAGAAAAAAGTCTCTGGGCTTTCCAAGAATCAACAGATTGTTCTTTATTGCGGATGCTGTCCATGGAATCAGTGTCCCAATATTCGGCCAGCATTTAATGCTCTTAAACAAAAGGAATTCACAAATCTTAAAGTTCTATTTATTCCTCATGATTTTGCTCAAGACTGGATTAGGAAAGGCTATCCAATTGAAAAGGGATTATAA
- a CDS encoding YbhB/YbcL family Raf kinase inhibitor-like protein, which translates to MKLSSPDFENGQPLPSFCAYGAENKSPELKLEDVPQNTKSLALIMDDPDAPRGTWVHWVLWNIPPDVHTIKKGQTPDGAVPGRNDFGNTRYDGPAPPSGVHRYYFRVYALDQTLNLPKGSTKSDLLKKIHGHVLASAELMGTFAASR; encoded by the coding sequence ATGAAGTTGTCTTCACCTGATTTTGAAAATGGTCAGCCATTACCTTCTTTCTGTGCTTATGGTGCTGAAAATAAATCTCCAGAATTGAAATTGGAAGATGTTCCACAAAACACAAAGTCCTTAGCACTCATTATGGATGATCCTGATGCTCCACGAGGAACTTGGGTACATTGGGTATTATGGAATATACCACCTGATGTCCATACGATAAAAAAGGGACAAACACCTGATGGCGCTGTCCCAGGCAGAAACGATTTTGGTAACACCAGATACGACGGTCCCGCTCCCCCATCTGGAGTTCATCGATATTATTTTCGGGTTTATGCGCTCGATCAAACATTGAATTTACCGAAAGGATCCACCAAAAGCGATCTACTAAAAAAAATCCATGGTCATGTGCTTGCTTCTGCAGAGCTAATGGGGACTTTTGCTGCATCTAGATAA
- a CDS encoding ammonium transporter: MDFAYYFSMKNPSSTVIIDRSRPKMEAFIFLGILAAILLIAMGIVFTHKQSPAAATQAPSPPPTLEQRVAGLEAYITNSDPSGSKIAGSSGPGHNAWLLTSTALVLFMTLPGLALFYGGLVRSKNILSVLAQCLGITGLVTVLWWAIGYSLVFGTNFSGSPLGYFLGGTEYFFLKGVDSAPNTNYSFWVSQNVYCMFQMMFAVITPALIMGGIAERMKYSAVLIFITLWMLLVYFPQAHMVWGASGMMNGVFNSGAKIPAIDFAGGTVVHMTSGWSALILALLLGKRKGFGTEPIIPNNMTYCMVGAAILWIGWYGFNAGSAVAADGIAANAFMTTTLATAVASLTWPMLEYTLKGTPTVLGFSTGAVAGLVAITPACGFVNSTGAVIIGLAAGIIPYFACSVIKPLLKYDDALDAFGVHGVGGMLGAFLTGVFVDPTVNANLLSEAVAKKNGLAASITSGTLWIAQLKAILITIVIATLASVIIGFVVKALVGLRVDEEVEAQGLDISEHGEQGYSI; this comes from the coding sequence TTGTTTTTACACATAAACAAAGCCCAGCGGCAGCCACTCAAGCACCTTCTCCACCTCCAACGCTGGAACAACGCGTTGCAGGCCTGGAAGCCTATATCACCAATTCTGACCCCTCGGGAAGCAAGATTGCGGGAAGTTCAGGACCGGGACACAATGCTTGGCTTCTGACTTCTACTGCGCTGGTCCTTTTTATGACCCTTCCGGGTCTGGCTCTTTTTTATGGAGGACTTGTGCGGTCAAAAAACATTCTTTCAGTGCTTGCTCAATGCTTGGGTATTACAGGGCTTGTAACTGTACTTTGGTGGGCAATCGGGTATAGTCTTGTTTTTGGAACGAATTTTTCAGGTAGTCCACTTGGTTATTTTCTTGGTGGTACGGAATATTTCTTCCTTAAAGGAGTCGACTCAGCCCCGAATACAAACTATTCCTTCTGGGTCTCTCAAAATGTCTACTGCATGTTTCAAATGATGTTTGCGGTTATTACTCCAGCTTTAATCATGGGAGGCATTGCAGAACGGATGAAGTATTCAGCTGTTTTAATTTTTATAACATTATGGATGCTTTTGGTCTATTTTCCTCAAGCTCACATGGTTTGGGGAGCAAGCGGCATGATGAATGGGGTATTTAACTCTGGCGCAAAGATTCCTGCTATTGATTTTGCTGGAGGAACAGTGGTCCATATGACTTCAGGATGGTCAGCATTGATCCTGGCTCTATTGCTTGGCAAAAGAAAGGGATTTGGAACAGAACCTATAATTCCTAATAACATGACCTACTGTATGGTCGGAGCAGCCATCCTTTGGATTGGATGGTATGGATTTAATGCGGGTAGTGCAGTGGCAGCGGATGGGATTGCTGCCAACGCCTTTATGACTACTACACTTGCCACGGCGGTAGCTTCTCTTACTTGGCCTATGCTTGAATATACCCTAAAGGGAACACCTACAGTTCTTGGGTTTTCTACGGGAGCGGTAGCTGGTCTGGTGGCTATCACTCCAGCCTGCGGTTTTGTTAATAGCACAGGGGCAGTGATAATTGGACTGGCCGCAGGGATCATTCCTTATTTTGCCTGCTCAGTTATTAAACCCCTTTTAAAATACGATGACGCACTCGATGCTTTCGGGGTTCATGGAGTCGGAGGTATGCTTGGAGCGTTTTTAACGGGAGTCTTTGTCGATCCTACTGTAAATGCCAATTTGTTAAGTGAAGCAGTGGCAAAGAAAAATGGTCTGGCAGCAAGCATCACAAGTGGTACTTTGTGGATAGCTCAGTTAAAAGCAATATTGATCACTATTGTTATTGCTACTCTGGCTTCTGTTATCATTGGTTTTGTTGTAAAAGCTCTTGTCGGATTACGAGTTGATGAAGAAGTAGAAGCTCAAGGGCTTGATATTTCTGAGCATGGGGAACAAGGCTATTCAATCTGA
- a CDS encoding PQQ-dependent sugar dehydrogenase, producing MNAWNKIIVLFFVFLCLLWIEKTHAILISENMSPQKITIDLQKLPKPVVQGSNNWPQIVPPPAKATLHLPPGFKVNIYAKDLDNPRWLALTPTGDVLVAESYSSRIMLLEDNDKDGVVDKISIFADISNGLHLPFGMVFSKDSFYVANTDGVLVFPYKEGQKKLEGRGRKILSLPGSGNHWSRTLALSPDGQVLFVTVGSKTNVDEDPPPRASIVALKIKSNSSEIYARGLRNPVGLAFYPHSSDLYVTVNERDWLGDDLVPDYLTRVEKGEFYGWPYCYLSPEFIDPRWKNRIEGTKAKELIQSTKTPDVLFQSHSAALGLAFPPPDSNLPEHYKNGAFVAFHGSWNRKQATGYKIVFVPFGENHRPKGYYEDFLTGFLLNPYPSKTWGRPCGLLFLPDGSLLLADDGNNIIYRIFYAQ from the coding sequence ATGAATGCCTGGAATAAAATAATAGTCCTTTTCTTTGTCTTTTTATGCTTGTTATGGATAGAAAAGACCCATGCCATACTCATCAGCGAAAACATGAGTCCTCAGAAAATCACGATTGATCTTCAAAAACTTCCAAAACCTGTTGTCCAGGGTTCAAACAACTGGCCTCAAATTGTTCCACCACCTGCTAAAGCCACTCTTCATCTTCCTCCTGGATTCAAAGTAAATATTTATGCTAAGGATTTAGATAATCCTCGATGGCTTGCCCTAACGCCTACAGGAGATGTTCTTGTCGCTGAATCTTACTCAAGCCGAATCATGCTGCTTGAAGACAACGACAAAGATGGCGTTGTAGATAAAATTTCAATTTTTGCTGATATTTCTAATGGTCTCCACTTACCTTTTGGAATGGTCTTTTCGAAGGATTCTTTTTATGTTGCCAACACCGATGGTGTGCTTGTCTTTCCTTACAAAGAAGGGCAAAAAAAACTAGAAGGAAGAGGGAGAAAGATTCTTTCTCTGCCAGGGAGTGGCAATCATTGGAGTCGGACTTTAGCTTTGTCTCCAGATGGACAAGTTCTTTTTGTTACGGTAGGTTCAAAAACCAATGTGGATGAAGATCCTCCTCCGAGGGCATCCATAGTAGCCTTAAAAATAAAATCAAACAGCTCAGAGATATATGCCAGAGGTTTAAGAAACCCGGTGGGGCTTGCCTTTTATCCTCATAGCTCGGATCTTTATGTTACAGTAAACGAAAGAGATTGGCTTGGTGATGATCTTGTGCCTGATTATCTAACACGAGTCGAGAAAGGGGAATTTTATGGATGGCCTTATTGCTACTTAAGCCCTGAATTCATCGATCCACGTTGGAAAAATAGAATTGAAGGAACGAAAGCAAAGGAGCTTATACAATCAACAAAAACTCCTGATGTTCTCTTTCAAAGTCATTCTGCAGCTCTTGGGTTAGCCTTTCCTCCCCCTGATTCTAACTTGCCAGAACATTACAAAAATGGGGCCTTTGTGGCTTTTCATGGCTCCTGGAATAGAAAGCAGGCGACTGGATATAAGATTGTTTTTGTTCCTTTTGGAGAAAACCATCGGCCAAAAGGATATTATGAAGATTTTTTGACTGGCTTTTTGCTTAATCCTTATCCTTCCAAAACCTGGGGAAGACCATGCGGACTATTATTCTTGCCAGATGGAAGTCTTCTTTTAGCTGATGATGGGAATAATATCATTTACCGGATTTTCTATGCGCAATAA
- a CDS encoding DUF4242 domain-containing protein codes for MPRYVIEREIPGAGNLSNEELAKISAKSCSILDKMGPQIQWIESYVTGDKIYCIYIAPDEKTIREHAAQGGFPANRIAEIKNIISPFTAQHK; via the coding sequence ATGCCTAGATATGTTATTGAAAGAGAGATTCCTGGGGCAGGCAATTTATCGAATGAAGAGCTTGCCAAAATATCCGCCAAATCCTGTTCGATTTTAGATAAAATGGGCCCACAAATTCAATGGATAGAAAGTTACGTTACTGGAGATAAAATCTATTGTATTTATATTGCTCCAGATGAAAAAACCATTCGAGAACATGCAGCTCAAGGAGGATTTCCTGCCAATCGAATTGCAGAGATTAAAAATATTATATCCCCCTTTACTGCTCAACATAAATAA